The region CTagcaattaaaaaataacaaaaaccaATAAAAGCGaattaattcaatggatgtaAAGTTAGGATATTTAATTTCATCATCTTTCCAATACAATTTCCATTGTTCTTTCTTGTATTGTGATAGCGGAACACAAAAACAATTTATATTCGTATTAGGATATATAAATCTCTAAACCTATATACGAACTTTCTACATCGATCTTTGGGATAAATTCCAAACATAAAACAAACATTAAGAATATAAATCCTAAAAACTACACAAACTATACAGGGACTCTCGTCCTATATCgaaatttatgtgtattaaattatatcatatttaactctcacctctcagattttaaattaattaataaataatgcAAATAACGACGTCAAATTATTCACATctattaaacacaaattaaatagatcacaatgaagaaaaaaaaaagaaatcatcGAAATTGCATTAACTAATAATAAAGTTTCAAGATACTACATTAAAAACCCTAGAAACTAACTTGGTTCATAATCATAATGTTAACATCCATTAAACTAAAatcaaacataattaaaaaatgaacgaagaaagaaaaaaaactctaAAAAGCGATCCAATCCTCACCAATGAGATTCCAGCCGTCCTCTCCAAGTCTAGGGCTCTGATAATCTtggttattttaatgaaaatcacaatcaaatataaaACCCTACGTTTCCCAAGGtgaaatgacaaaaatgcccttattgAACATTTTGCAGAAATCCTTTTTTAGCATAGTAATGCGATCACGCTACCTCATTGCAAAGCCAGTTTTCGCCTGAATTTTATCATTTTGTTGATTTTTCATCTTTTTTGTTCCAAAGCGTCATGAGTCCTTCAAAACAAGCATAAAATAGAACACAATAACTCTAATTAACTAAAATACTACCTAAAAATACACACTAAAAcgagtctaaaactcgtttatcacatGCCGACTCGAAAACTCTTCAGGAAATCCAAAGTAGAGATGGGTGGTCAGCGTGGGATATTCTACTTTGGGAAGAGAAGCAATTTAGTAATGCAATATGGTCTCTGGGTGCATTTGGAAAGTCACCCTGTAATTGGAATTGGGTGTAACTCGAAATAATTACTTAATTTGGCGTATTTGTTTGACCATGTAATTACACAGTAATCATGTAATTTGAGGTAATTGAAGAATCTCAATTACATTAATTCTCCAATTCTCATAGCCCCACATGAGAATTGGGTGAAATTACACTGTATAATTACTTATTACTGtcgttttaaaataatatttattacataatatgCTTTTTTTGTGTAATTACTAACTATTTTGCTAAATATAACAATAGTAATTCATAAATAATTACCATTtgacatccaaacacatattGTATTTTAATATATGAAGTAATTACTCAAATATATAATTACTACTCTAGTAATTACACAATTATTTCTAAACACGCTCTCAATGTTAATACCATCTAGCAGCTATGATTCTTTTCATGAAGACGAACACAACAGTTACCATATAAATATTGGGTACGTAATTACTTTcaataatcattcaaatattattattatattattcttCTTCTTGTGTGTACTAGAAACGGCAACTCTGGTTAGTGGGGATTTaccattgttaattaattaatatataatttattattattacctAAAGTTAGTTAAATAATTTGTCTACAACATCTTGTAAATTATTTATTATACTTTATAGTGTCTTCCCAGTCAAGCTTAATTAGATTTACTACCTTCTTAATCACACTTCAAAACATGTAAAGCATAAAgtgaaaattttataatattgTCCTTCATTCgaagtatatatattaaacgttaaGGTCATGGCAACAGGTAACATCGACGATTTTGTGGAGGATCTGGTAAGATGATGAGTGGGCTCTGAAATAATTTGTTTGAAATTGTCGCTGCAAAATAGTACTttaaatgttgaaaaaatagctTAACTTTTTTTTTAGGCGAGAATTCCGtgatttattataaaaataaacaaaatagattataatttaattaataaggGCGTGTTTGAAAACAACCGTGGTAGTAATTACATATGAGTAATTACACTGTATTTTAAAATGCAAATTGTGTTTGGATGTCAAGTGATAATTATTTATGAATTTCTATTGTCATGTTTGATAAAACAGTTAATaattacatataaaaataatattatataataaatactatttaaaatgAGTAATGAGATATGCACTCAAAATATACACCCAAAAGTTACACACAGTGACGTGCCAGTTTAACctaaccaatcacatttattaagactgggacccactattttaaaaagcagtgacacgtcactgtgtgtaatgtttgggtgcacatatcattaatcATTTAAAAATTGATAGTAATTAGTAATTACGCAGTGTAATTACACTCTCATGGGAAGTTATAGAATTAGAGAGTGTAATTGAGACCACAAACATGTCATATTGAGCGATTACCCCGAATTACACTCAATTCCAATTACAGAGTGACTTTATTTCCAAACGCATCCTAAATAATatttatcacaaataaataataatatcctTAAAGCACATACTTATTTACTAATATTGTCAAATGAAAATACTAGAAATAAGTgattattttagatatatatatatctaaaatatTATGAAAGACAATATATCTTACTACGACACTCTAGCTATCTTAGGTTGGTAGTACTGTCATCGATCGCCGTTGTCCTGATCATGTATAAAGTCTCTAAATGACAATGGCTGAGGTTGTGGTAGCCTAGTGCTAAGCATAATCTGTATCAGTTCTTGGATAGTTGCATGCCTTTGAGAATTATTAGGAGGCGCATTCCTAAAGTCTGCTTCATAAGACTTGATAAGCGTGACCATTTTTTCTACCATTACATTGAACTCGCTCATTGAaactgatgatgatgatgatgatgatgatgattgttGAGACTGTGATTGATGATGATTCTTATTATAACAGCTGGGGGGGAATGATTTTGAGCCCTGATGAGCACCAACTTCCAGATTATATCTATTATCTCGTGGAATAGAAACTTCTACAGTAACGGTAGTCTTTGCCTCTTCTATAGTTGGTCTACTTTCACGAGTCTTTCTCTCCAGGGAAAGCATTTCAGCAAAACTGCTTAATTACaaacaaattatatatattaatattatatagttATACACAATATATTAACCATATTattagagtatatatatatataatttttaaaactgtctatcaataataattaataaggattaaatgaaaaaaaaaattataaggttGGGGGAAGAATAGAAACTGTTGAAGAAAAGATCAAAATGTATAGAATTATAATATTTACACCAAAATAATACTaataatcaaaatatatatactaattatTAAGACCataataaatatatgaaatttaaaAATGAATTATGCCAAAATAATAGTATCTATACATATTCACACAATTTATTAAAACATGtcaaaacttaataaattaatatacttataaaaaaaaaacttaataaatataacatcatatttagtgtaattttctattttattatatatggatggatatttattatataCCGTGTAAGAGCTTCTCCATTTGTCGTAGTTCCATGTTTAGGAGAATAGATACCAGTTTCTAAGTTAACCATTGAAACAGGTTTCTTCAACAGCTTTTCTCCAATTCCCACAAGGTTGTTTAGGTTTTCTTTAGTAGCAATATCCACCGAAGATTCTTTATCACTTAATGTGTCATCCTacataatcaaaataattaatatatatacatacatattaaCTTTATAATTTGGCATTAAAAATAtgggacaattcttctataggggcttcactttaagccctatcagtggggctctcagtgtttctcgactcgtgaacagttttcggagcgattttttttatgaccgtgtatattgtagctatttagagcatcctgcaaattttcagaaaattccgaatagtttacagtactgaaaactaggttcaaacatgttgattttcatgtggataaaaaaaattagtcacgcgtgcaacaacatgtttgaatttagttttcggtactgtaaactattcagaattttctgaaaatttgcaagatgctctaaatagctacaatatacacagtcataaa is a window of Humulus lupulus unplaced genomic scaffold, drHumLupu1.1 SCAFFOLD_77, whole genome shotgun sequence DNA encoding:
- the LOC133811957 gene encoding patatin-like protein 3, which produces MEFGRFLVLSIGTGSVKIEDKYRADEAAKWGLLGWLKSHNSVPLLDIFTQASSDMTDLFLSTVFQALNSDKNYLRIQDDTLSDKESSVDIATKENLNNLVGIGEKLLKKPVSMVNLETGIYSPKHGTTTNGEALTRFAEMLSLERKTRESRPTIEEAKTTVTVEVSIPRDNRYNLEVGAHQGSKSFPPSCYNKNHHQSQSQQSSSSSSSSSVSMSEFNVMVEKMVTLIKSYEADFRNAPPNNSQRHATIQELIQIMLSTRLPQPQPLSFRDFIHDQDNGDR